One window of Elusimicrobia bacterium HGW-Elusimicrobia-1 genomic DNA carries:
- a CDS encoding 1-(5-phosphoribosyl)-5-((5-phosphoribosylamino)methylideneamino)imidazole-4-carboxamide isomerase (catalyzes the formation of 5-(5-phospho-1-deoxyribulos-1-ylamino)methylideneamino-l-(5-hosphoribosyl)imidazole-4-carboxamide from 1-(5-phosphoribosyl)-5-[(5-phosphoribosylamino)methylideneamino] imidazole-4-carboxamide), producing MGILIIPAIDVKDGRCVRLTKGRAEDAVFYSDDPSAVAVALEKSGAGRIHLVDLDAAFGEPLRNVRAVEAVRSAVKIPIEIGGGVRTAARAGQLVAAGFDYVLMGTAMSDAPNEVLLAAKENQGRIMAACDTSGGRIAVDGWRKTVDSSVEQYLKIAFDMGIREAIVTDVSRDGTLEGVDAEYYRKLAASSPVDIIVSGGVASLEDIKNITALHSPRISGIIVGKALYEKKFTLAEAMACSR from the coding sequence ATGGGTATTTTGATAATACCGGCTATCGACGTCAAAGACGGTCGCTGCGTCCGGCTCACAAAAGGCCGCGCCGAGGACGCGGTATTTTATTCCGACGATCCGTCGGCGGTGGCCGTCGCGCTGGAGAAGTCCGGCGCGGGAAGAATACACCTGGTGGATCTCGATGCCGCTTTCGGCGAACCCCTAAGAAATGTCCGTGCCGTAGAGGCGGTGCGCTCGGCTGTAAAAATTCCCATAGAGATTGGCGGCGGAGTCAGAACCGCCGCCCGCGCCGGACAACTCGTCGCGGCGGGATTCGATTACGTGCTTATGGGTACGGCTATGTCCGACGCCCCGAACGAAGTCCTCCTGGCCGCGAAGGAAAATCAGGGCAGAATAATGGCTGCGTGCGATACGTCCGGCGGACGGATAGCCGTCGACGGATGGCGCAAGACGGTCGATTCTTCCGTGGAGCAATATCTGAAAATCGCGTTCGATATGGGCATTCGGGAAGCCATAGTAACCGACGTCTCGCGCGACGGCACGCTGGAAGGCGTCGACGCGGAGTACTACCGGAAACTGGCGGCGTCGTCGCCCGTCGATATAATAGTTTCGGGCGGCGTGGCGTCGCTTGAAGACATTAAAAATATTACCGCTCTGCACAGTCCGAGGATATCCGGCATAATCGTCGGAAAGGCGCTGTACGAAAAAAAATTCACTCTCGCGGAGGCGATGGCTTGCTCGCG
- a CDS encoding imidazole glycerol phosphate synthase subunit HisH has translation MGNIRSVSKAFEKMGASVTVSDDKNKIFSADAVVLPGVGSFDAAVGNLKRKGLWKLMPTLIGSKPFFGICLGLQLLFDGSQEGKERGLGILAGNVRRFPSSAKLPVPHMGWNTTRPAAGLPTPPVVKNLSDKDYFYFVHSYYAPAFEGKRKKAYPPSVSALSSDYGAEFCSAVSFGRAFACQFHPEKSGDAGLAIIKNFVEGIS, from the coding sequence ATGGGCAATATCCGGAGCGTTTCCAAGGCGTTTGAAAAAATGGGCGCCTCGGTTACTGTTTCCGACGACAAAAATAAAATATTCTCGGCAGACGCCGTGGTGCTTCCCGGTGTGGGGTCGTTCGATGCCGCCGTCGGCAACCTGAAACGCAAGGGTCTTTGGAAATTGATGCCGACGCTTATCGGCAGTAAACCGTTTTTCGGCATTTGTCTCGGGCTGCAGCTGCTTTTCGACGGCAGTCAGGAGGGAAAAGAGCGCGGTCTGGGAATTCTTGCGGGGAATGTCCGCAGATTTCCGAGTTCCGCAAAACTGCCTGTGCCGCACATGGGGTGGAATACTACGCGGCCGGCGGCGGGACTGCCGACTCCGCCCGTTGTAAAGAATCTGAGCGACAAGGACTATTTTTATTTCGTGCACTCTTACTACGCTCCCGCTTTTGAAGGTAAAAGAAAAAAAGCGTATCCACCGTCGGTCTCCGCTCTTTCAAGCGATTACGGCGCGGAATTCTGTTCGGCGGTGTCTTTTGGCAGGGCATTCGCCTGCCAGTTTCACCCGGAGAAAAGCGGCGACGCCGGTCTTGCGATAATCAAAAACTTTGTCGAGGGAATATCCTGA
- a CDS encoding imidazoleglycerol-phosphate dehydratase HisB, with translation MRKSTVRRNTAETRITVTIDIDGRGRSSVDTSVPFLDHMLTLFSKHSSSDLKVAASGDIEVDAHHLVEDAGITLGSAIKEALGKKAGIARYGNFLMPMDEAISYVAVDLSGRPHLSFDVKFLRPSAGGREFDYSLIKEFFKALVSSSGITLHIKNAAGETNHHIAESVFKGFARAFAQAAARIPGRRGVPSTKKIL, from the coding sequence ATGAGAAAATCCACAGTAAGAAGAAATACCGCCGAGACACGCATAACCGTAACCATAGATATCGACGGGCGCGGAAGATCCTCGGTCGATACGTCGGTGCCTTTTCTCGATCATATGCTTACGCTTTTCTCGAAGCATTCTTCGTCGGATTTAAAAGTCGCCGCGTCCGGCGATATCGAAGTGGACGCGCACCATCTCGTCGAAGACGCGGGCATAACGCTCGGCTCGGCCATCAAAGAGGCGTTGGGAAAAAAGGCGGGAATCGCCAGATACGGCAATTTTCTTATGCCCATGGACGAGGCCATAAGCTACGTGGCCGTAGATCTCAGCGGAAGGCCGCATCTTTCTTTCGATGTAAAGTTTTTGCGTCCGTCGGCGGGCGGCCGCGAGTTCGATTACTCTCTGATAAAAGAATTTTTTAAGGCGCTCGTCTCGTCGTCGGGAATTACGCTCCATATAAAAAACGCGGCGGGCGAGACGAATCATCACATCGCCGAGTCGGTTTTTAAGGGTTTCGCCAGGGCATTCGCTCAGGCGGCCGCAAGAATTCCCGGACGCCGCGGCGTGCCGTCCACAAAAAAAATACTGTGA
- the hisD gene encoding histidinol dehydrogenase, translating into MIKYPPMDIHKIVSRIISDVRASGDKAVCAYTKKFDGISLSPSDMRVGRADIDGAASKLDPELKRAIDFAASNARAYARRAAESIRKAPRASGRRRGSAVEIFEKFVPVKTAALYVPGGRYPYPSSVIMTAAPAVAAGVERVYVVTPPPNAVPAVLYAARVSGVSEIYLAGGAQAVAAAAYGTKTIPRADIIAGPGNSFVTEAKRQVFGDVGIDMLAGPSEVAIIADDSAPPSWIAADLCAQVEHDPSAVGYLFASTSRLASAVRALIPSEYRSRVKISVASGRKACGFVDEIAPEHLELMVTKPSLLLNSISNAGAIFLGAGTPTAVGDYCAGPSHVLPTASSARFSSGLSPATFLKRMSVVKAPPSQSAGRIYRAAGILASSEGLVWHERSLSMRAAAQRMKK; encoded by the coding sequence TTGATAAAATATCCGCCTATGGATATTCATAAAATTGTTTCCCGCATTATCTCGGACGTCCGCGCCTCCGGCGACAAAGCCGTGTGCGCGTACACAAAAAAGTTCGACGGTATTTCGCTCAGCCCGTCCGATATGCGCGTCGGCCGCGCCGACATCGACGGAGCCGCCTCAAAACTCGATCCGGAGCTTAAAAGAGCCATCGATTTCGCCGCGTCGAACGCGCGCGCGTACGCCCGCCGCGCCGCCGAAAGCATCAGAAAAGCGCCTCGCGCGTCCGGCCGTCGCCGCGGTTCCGCGGTCGAAATTTTTGAAAAGTTTGTACCCGTTAAAACGGCCGCCCTCTACGTTCCGGGCGGAAGATATCCGTACCCTTCGTCGGTAATAATGACCGCCGCGCCGGCGGTGGCCGCCGGCGTCGAAAGAGTGTATGTCGTCACTCCGCCGCCCAACGCCGTGCCCGCGGTGCTCTACGCGGCCAGGGTTTCGGGCGTGAGCGAAATTTATCTGGCCGGCGGGGCGCAGGCGGTAGCCGCCGCGGCATACGGCACAAAAACCATCCCCCGCGCCGATATTATCGCGGGTCCCGGCAACAGTTTTGTCACCGAGGCGAAGCGCCAGGTCTTCGGCGACGTCGGCATAGATATGCTGGCCGGCCCCAGCGAAGTGGCCATAATCGCCGACGATTCGGCGCCGCCTTCGTGGATCGCGGCCGATTTGTGCGCGCAGGTCGAGCACGATCCGTCGGCTGTGGGATATCTCTTCGCTTCGACGTCGCGTCTGGCTTCGGCCGTCCGCGCGCTTATTCCGTCGGAGTACCGTTCCCGCGTTAAAATCAGCGTCGCTTCGGGCCGCAAGGCCTGCGGTTTCGTCGACGAAATAGCTCCGGAGCACCTCGAACTTATGGTTACGAAACCGTCACTTTTACTGAATTCCATCTCGAACGCCGGCGCGATATTTCTGGGCGCGGGCACTCCGACCGCCGTCGGGGACTACTGCGCGGGGCCGTCGCATGTTCTGCCCACGGCATCCTCGGCCAGATTCTCGTCGGGGCTCTCGCCGGCCACGTTCCTTAAAAGAATGTCCGTCGTGAAGGCGCCGCCGTCGCAATCCGCCGGCAGGATTTACCGCGCCGCCGGAATTTTGGCGTCGTCGGAAGGTCTTGTGTGGCATGAGCGGAGTTTGTCCATGAGAGCTGCCGCGCAAAGGATGAAAAAATGA
- the murA gene encoding UDP-N-acetylglucosamine 1-carboxyvinyltransferase: MDSILINGGKKLKGKVAVSGSKNAALPELFASILTDDKIILENLPRLNDTLDSVSLLERFGKRVKWDKRSCAITPGDLTGGEIPYDLVRRMRASILMAGPVLARYKKVRISLPGGCAIGARPVDIHLEGFKKMGAAVDLKGGYVEMSARRLRGARIRLRYPSVGATENLVMAATLADGITVLENAAREPEIGDLCAMLSSMGADISGAASGRIKIRGVRRLGGVRHRVIPDRIEAATYLAAAAITGGDVTAQGADPSHLAAFLKKLSAAGVKISTGADFIRAAAGKRHLKPVDVKTAVYPGFPTDLQAQWMALMSAARGSSRISETVFENRFLHVAELSRLGAALNIAGNTVRITGVEGLSGAPVMASDLRAGAALVLAGLAAKGLTRILRVYHLDRGYENLVGKLRLLGARVKRVHA, from the coding sequence ATGGATTCCATACTCATTAACGGCGGTAAAAAACTGAAGGGCAAAGTCGCTGTTTCGGGTTCAAAGAACGCGGCCCTGCCCGAACTCTTCGCCTCTATTCTTACCGACGATAAAATCATTCTTGAAAATCTTCCGCGACTTAATGACACGCTCGATTCGGTGTCTTTGCTGGAGCGTTTCGGCAAGCGCGTAAAATGGGATAAGCGCTCGTGCGCAATCACTCCGGGCGATTTGACCGGCGGCGAAATACCTTATGACCTCGTAAGACGGATGCGCGCCAGTATTCTTATGGCGGGGCCCGTTTTGGCCAGATATAAAAAAGTCCGCATATCATTGCCCGGCGGGTGCGCCATCGGCGCGCGGCCAGTGGATATTCACCTTGAAGGATTCAAAAAAATGGGAGCCGCCGTAGATCTCAAGGGCGGCTATGTCGAGATGAGCGCCCGACGGCTTCGCGGCGCGCGTATCCGTCTGAGATATCCGAGCGTGGGCGCCACGGAAAATCTTGTGATGGCCGCTACTCTTGCCGACGGCATAACCGTGCTGGAAAACGCCGCCCGCGAGCCCGAAATAGGTGACTTGTGCGCCATGCTCTCGTCGATGGGCGCCGATATATCCGGCGCGGCGTCCGGCAGAATAAAAATACGCGGCGTGCGACGTCTGGGCGGCGTCCGTCACAGGGTAATTCCCGACAGAATCGAGGCGGCGACGTATCTGGCCGCCGCGGCCATAACCGGCGGCGATGTCACGGCGCAGGGCGCCGATCCGTCGCATCTGGCGGCGTTTCTTAAAAAACTTTCCGCCGCGGGCGTGAAGATATCGACGGGGGCGGATTTCATCAGGGCGGCCGCCGGAAAGCGGCATCTTAAACCGGTCGATGTCAAAACCGCGGTTTATCCGGGTTTTCCGACGGACCTTCAAGCGCAGTGGATGGCTTTGATGTCGGCGGCGCGGGGTTCCTCGCGCATATCCGAGACGGTTTTCGAGAACAGGTTTTTGCATGTCGCGGAGCTAAGTCGTCTCGGCGCCGCGCTGAATATCGCGGGAAACACCGTTCGTATTACCGGCGTCGAGGGGCTTTCGGGAGCCCCGGTAATGGCCTCTGATTTGCGCGCCGGCGCCGCGCTCGTGCTCGCGGGTCTGGCCGCGAAAGGACTCACGAGAATTCTGCGCGTATACCACCTCGACAGGGGATACGAAAACCTCGTCGGTAAACTGCGTCTTCTGGGCGCGCGCGTAAAGCGCGTTCACGCCTGA
- the prmC gene encoding peptide chain release factor N(5)-glutamine methyltransferase — MKRTLGEILRLGAEYLQKRGVADAAIEAEYIVSSVLMLGHTSMLSKRDEPVGDKTLSILRGMIIERGKGKPSSYLTGRRDFYGMEFFVDENCLIPRRETEILVEEVIKAADALAASRPSRDVRILDIGCGCGNISVAVAKNVERSIVSAVDISYGAVLKTCQNALANGVYQKLAVYSGDIFSPFENTGKFLEYFDIIVSNPPYVCDGEINGLSKEVAEYEPRGALAGGRDGLDFYRKIIPAAGFFLSRGGVVFFEVGPGQKEPVSAILAEFDYRDVSAKRDYGGVDRVICARRP, encoded by the coding sequence ATGAAAAGAACATTAGGCGAAATTCTGCGTCTCGGCGCGGAATACCTGCAAAAGCGCGGCGTGGCCGACGCCGCCATAGAGGCGGAGTACATAGTGTCGAGCGTGCTGATGCTCGGCCACACCTCGATGCTTTCAAAACGCGACGAGCCCGTCGGAGATAAGACGCTTTCGATTCTGCGCGGCATGATAATCGAGAGGGGAAAAGGGAAGCCCTCGTCGTATCTGACAGGCCGCAGGGATTTTTACGGCATGGAGTTTTTTGTCGACGAGAACTGTCTTATCCCGCGCCGCGAAACGGAGATTCTTGTCGAAGAAGTTATCAAGGCGGCCGACGCTCTTGCGGCGTCGCGGCCTTCGCGAGACGTGAGGATACTGGATATCGGATGCGGTTGCGGCAATATATCGGTGGCAGTGGCTAAAAACGTGGAACGCTCGATTGTAAGCGCCGTCGATATTTCCTACGGCGCGGTGCTCAAAACCTGTCAGAACGCGCTTGCCAACGGAGTATATCAGAAGCTTGCCGTTTACAGCGGCGATATTTTTTCGCCGTTTGAAAATACCGGCAAATTTCTGGAATATTTCGATATCATCGTATCGAACCCGCCGTACGTATGCGACGGTGAAATAAACGGTTTATCGAAAGAAGTCGCCGAATACGAGCCCAGAGGCGCGCTTGCGGGCGGTCGCGACGGACTTGATTTTTACAGAAAGATTATTCCGGCCGCCGGATTTTTTCTGTCTCGCGGCGGCGTTGTTTTTTTTGAAGTAGGTCCGGGACAAAAAGAGCCGGTGTCCGCCATTTTGGCGGAATTCGACTATCGGGACGTGTCGGCAAAAAGGGATTACGGCGGCGTCGACAGGGTAATTTGCGCCCGCCGTCCGTAG
- a CDS encoding peptide chain release factor 1 — MLDYLNKLEARYNRIEERLCREATSTDGEAYLAAVKELSEIKPAVELARRARTLEADMASSRTLITEAHEKGDPNLAELAKEEIASLESELSKVQKSLRLALVPPDPAESKNVIIEIRAGTGGEEAAIFAGELFRMYSRFADAHGMEIEIYDSSPTDLHGFKEIIFTVKGAGAGKYLRFESGVHRVQRVPATEASGRIHTSAVSVAVMPEADDVDVKIDEKDLRIDTYRASGAGGQHVNKTDSAVRITHIPTGLVVASQEDRSQIKNRAKAMKLLRARIQDAERMRQESVRADLRKKQIGTGDRSEKIRTYNFPQNRLTDHRINYSVHNLPDVMEGCLDELVTKLAEAASEKAFARLSEDMKESSAENPASGEKK; from the coding sequence ATGCTTGACTACCTCAATAAACTCGAAGCGCGTTATAACCGGATAGAGGAACGTCTCTGCCGCGAGGCGACGTCCACCGACGGCGAGGCCTACCTTGCCGCGGTGAAAGAACTCTCGGAAATAAAGCCCGCCGTCGAGCTTGCGCGGCGCGCAAGAACACTGGAAGCCGATATGGCTTCCTCGCGAACACTTATAACGGAAGCTCACGAAAAGGGCGATCCCAATCTCGCCGAGCTGGCCAAAGAAGAAATCGCTTCGCTTGAATCCGAACTCTCAAAAGTCCAAAAATCCCTGCGTCTCGCGCTTGTCCCTCCCGACCCTGCCGAATCCAAAAACGTAATTATAGAAATCCGCGCCGGAACCGGCGGCGAAGAGGCCGCCATTTTTGCCGGAGAACTTTTCAGGATGTATTCCCGCTTTGCCGACGCGCACGGAATGGAAATAGAAATCTACGATTCCAGTCCCACCGACCTGCACGGATTCAAGGAAATTATTTTTACCGTAAAAGGCGCCGGCGCGGGGAAATATCTGCGTTTTGAGAGCGGGGTGCATCGTGTTCAAAGGGTGCCGGCGACCGAAGCATCCGGACGCATACACACGTCCGCGGTAAGCGTGGCCGTGATGCCCGAAGCCGACGACGTCGACGTCAAAATCGACGAAAAAGATCTCAGAATAGACACCTACAGAGCATCCGGCGCGGGCGGCCAGCACGTCAATAAAACCGACTCGGCGGTTCGTATAACTCATATACCCACGGGTCTCGTCGTGGCGTCCCAGGAAGACCGCTCTCAGATAAAAAACAGAGCCAAGGCGATGAAACTTTTGCGCGCGCGAATACAGGACGCCGAGAGGATGCGGCAGGAAAGCGTCCGCGCCGATTTAAGAAAAAAACAGATAGGCACCGGCGACCGCTCCGAAAAAATACGGACGTACAATTTTCCGCAAAACCGTCTCACCGACCACAGAATTAATTACAGCGTTCACAATCTTCCCGACGTGATGGAAGGATGCCTCGACGAACTTGTCACTAAACTCGCGGAAGCCGCGTCCGAAAAAGCGTTTGCCCGTCTGTCGGAGGATATGAAAGAATCTTCGGCTGAAAATCCCGCCTCCGGCGAAAAAAAATGA
- a CDS encoding 50S ribosomal protein L31: MKEGIHPKYEITTVKCACGNVFRTRSTISDIKLDICSECHPFFTGKQKLVDSAGRVDRFMKKTSQKSEEKKLKKVARTSAVVKKPSAKKQKIKILSTSVPKDRTAALKKKKTKE; encoded by the coding sequence ATGAAAGAAGGAATACATCCGAAGTACGAAATCACCACGGTAAAATGCGCCTGCGGCAACGTCTTCCGCACGCGCTCCACTATTTCCGACATCAAACTCGACATTTGCAGCGAATGCCATCCGTTCTTCACGGGCAAACAGAAACTGGTGGACTCCGCCGGCCGCGTCGACAGATTTATGAAGAAGACCTCGCAGAAGTCCGAGGAAAAGAAACTTAAAAAAGTCGCCAGAACGTCCGCCGTTGTCAAGAAACCTTCCGCCAAAAAGCAGAAGATTAAAATTCTTTCGACGTCCGTTCCGAAAGACCGCACGGCCGCCCTCAAGAAAAAAAAGACGAAAGAATAA
- a CDS encoding transcription termination factor Rho, which produces MPHTIRDDNHRSNFDNNHHSNGGTPKMSQQPLDATTLSKKKVTELLDLARELKLDSTSTLKKQELIAKIIEAQTRSSQSVYDEGVLEIHPEGYGFLRSPNNNYLQGPDDIYISHSQIKKFGLRKGDTVGGIVRPPKPDSNEHYFALLQVDSVNGNTDLAKVRERPYFDNLTPLYPQKRFILETAKTELATRVLDLVTPIGMGQRALINAAPRTGKTVLMQKIANSLTTNHPDVVLIVLLIDERPEEVTDMQRSVKGEVIASTFDEPAERHIQIAEMVIEKAKRLVEHGNDVVILLDSITRLARAFNTVTPSSGRVLSGGLDSNALQRPKRFFGTARNIEEGGSLTIIATSLIETGSRMDDVIFEEFKGTGNMEVYLDRRLADRRIFPSIDINRSGTRKEELLVADDDLKRIWGLRKALVALNPTDAMEQLLERLSATKNNKDFLKLIESFGE; this is translated from the coding sequence ATGCCGCACACTATTCGCGACGATAACCATCGCAGTAACTTCGATAATAACCATCATTCCAACGGAGGAACACCCAAGATGTCACAACAGCCGCTTGACGCGACGACTTTAAGCAAAAAGAAAGTCACGGAGCTTTTGGATCTGGCCAGGGAACTCAAACTCGATTCCACGTCCACTCTCAAAAAACAGGAACTCATCGCCAAAATTATCGAGGCGCAGACCCGTTCCAGCCAGTCGGTCTACGACGAAGGAGTTCTTGAGATACATCCGGAGGGCTACGGCTTTTTGCGCTCCCCCAACAATAACTACCTTCAGGGGCCCGACGATATTTATATATCGCACTCGCAGATAAAAAAGTTCGGCCTGAGGAAAGGCGATACCGTCGGAGGCATAGTCCGTCCGCCGAAACCGGATTCCAACGAGCACTACTTCGCGCTTTTGCAGGTCGACTCCGTCAACGGCAATACCGATCTTGCCAAAGTCCGCGAAAGGCCGTACTTCGACAACCTCACGCCGCTTTATCCTCAGAAAAGATTTATTCTGGAAACTGCCAAAACGGAACTCGCCACCCGCGTGCTTGATCTTGTCACGCCCATCGGCATGGGTCAGCGCGCGCTTATAAACGCGGCGCCCCGCACCGGCAAAACGGTGTTGATGCAAAAAATAGCCAATTCGCTTACGACAAATCACCCCGACGTAGTGCTTATCGTGCTTCTTATCGACGAGCGTCCCGAAGAAGTCACGGATATGCAACGCTCGGTAAAAGGGGAAGTAATCGCTTCCACCTTCGACGAGCCCGCGGAACGCCATATTCAGATAGCCGAAATGGTAATTGAAAAGGCCAAACGCCTCGTCGAGCACGGCAACGACGTCGTGATATTGCTGGACTCCATAACCCGTCTGGCCAGAGCGTTCAATACGGTGACGCCTTCGTCGGGCAGGGTGCTTTCGGGCGGTCTTGATTCCAACGCTCTTCAGCGTCCGAAAAGATTTTTCGGCACTGCGCGCAACATAGAGGAAGGCGGTTCGCTCACCATAATCGCCACGTCTCTTATTGAAACCGGTTCGCGTATGGACGACGTTATCTTTGAAGAATTCAAGGGCACCGGCAACATGGAGGTCTATCTCGACAGACGTCTGGCGGACCGCAGGATATTCCCGTCCATCGATATAAACCGTTCCGGAACGCGCAAGGAAGAATTGCTCGTGGCCGACGACGACCTTAAGAGAATCTGGGGTCTTCGCAAGGCGCTGGTGGCGCTCAATCCTACGGACGCGATGGAACAGTTGCTGGAGCGTTTGTCGGCGACAAAGAACAACAAGGACTTCCTTAAACTCATCGAATCTTTCGGCGAGTGA
- a CDS encoding proline--tRNA ligase, with protein MRYSQIFVPTLKNPPSDADNVSIKLMSRAGMLRKLSSGLYEWLPVGLRVLKKVENIIREEMNRAGGQEVSLPILQPRELWEETGRWGVYGKELFRLKDRKNSDFCLGPTHEEVITDIVRRDVRSYKELPLMLYQFGTKFRDEIRPRFGVMRAREFLMKDAYSFHASEEDAEKYYEKVFDAYKRICDRCGFDYRAVEAATGAIGGRHSHEFMVLASTGEELIAHCSCGYGANVEKAECLPADAPAASDESLESLKEVHTPGKRSVGQVGEFLKLPPEKFIKTLIYRAQDKVVMVLIRGDRGINEAKLAERLGAAEVELAAPEAVAEITGAAAGFAGPVPKNQKINLLLADNSVRSIVNGVSGANKTDYHVTGINIGRDFAPDGILDLALVAEGDVCPRCRREKLSFSRGIEVGHTFKLGKKYSEALNAVFLDAEGKQVHFIMGCYGIGVSRMVAAAIEQSNDADGIIWPVPIAPYQAVVVPVDTGDEKIMAVAEAIYDKLIAADVEAVLDDRAERPGVKFKDADLIGFPVRVTVGKKLAEGLVELRLRKEKTSVDVTVAEAAETAIKAIGIK; from the coding sequence ATGAGATACTCGCAAATATTCGTTCCCACTCTTAAAAACCCGCCGTCCGACGCCGACAACGTTTCCATAAAACTGATGTCGCGCGCGGGAATGCTCCGCAAACTCTCAAGCGGTCTCTATGAATGGCTGCCCGTCGGACTCAGAGTGTTGAAGAAAGTCGAAAATATCATCAGGGAAGAAATGAACCGCGCCGGCGGGCAGGAAGTGTCTCTGCCCATCCTTCAACCGCGGGAACTCTGGGAAGAAACCGGACGCTGGGGTGTTTACGGAAAAGAACTTTTCCGTCTGAAAGATCGCAAGAACTCCGATTTTTGTCTCGGGCCGACGCACGAAGAAGTCATAACCGACATAGTGCGCAGAGACGTGCGCTCGTACAAAGAATTGCCTCTTATGCTTTATCAGTTCGGGACGAAATTCCGCGACGAAATACGGCCGCGTTTCGGCGTGATGCGCGCCAGGGAATTTCTGATGAAAGACGCGTACTCTTTCCACGCCTCCGAGGAAGACGCCGAAAAGTATTACGAAAAAGTGTTCGACGCGTACAAGAGAATTTGCGACCGCTGCGGCTTCGATTACCGCGCCGTCGAGGCGGCGACCGGAGCCATAGGCGGACGTCATTCCCACGAATTTATGGTGCTGGCGTCGACGGGCGAGGAACTCATCGCGCATTGCTCCTGCGGTTACGGCGCGAATGTCGAGAAAGCCGAATGTCTGCCCGCAGACGCTCCCGCGGCATCCGACGAATCTTTGGAATCGCTTAAAGAAGTCCATACTCCGGGCAAACGTTCCGTCGGGCAAGTCGGCGAATTCCTCAAGTTACCGCCGGAAAAATTTATAAAAACACTTATTTACAGGGCGCAGGATAAAGTCGTTATGGTTTTGATAAGAGGCGACCGCGGCATAAACGAGGCCAAACTCGCCGAACGACTCGGCGCCGCCGAAGTCGAACTCGCTGCGCCTGAGGCCGTCGCCGAAATTACCGGCGCCGCCGCCGGTTTCGCCGGGCCCGTCCCCAAAAATCAAAAGATAAACCTGCTCCTGGCCGATAACTCCGTCCGCTCGATAGTCAACGGCGTCTCTGGCGCCAACAAAACCGATTATCACGTCACGGGCATCAACATAGGCCGCGATTTCGCCCCCGACGGCATTCTTGATCTGGCGCTCGTCGCCGAAGGCGATGTCTGTCCGCGCTGCCGCCGCGAAAAACTATCTTTCTCGCGCGGCATCGAAGTGGGTCACACCTTCAAGCTCGGGAAGAAGTATTCCGAGGCGCTCAACGCCGTGTTTTTGGACGCCGAAGGCAAACAGGTTCATTTTATTATGGGCTGCTACGGTATCGGAGTTTCAAGAATGGTCGCCGCCGCGATAGAACAGTCCAACGACGCCGACGGCATTATCTGGCCCGTTCCGATAGCTCCGTATCAGGCGGTTGTGGTTCCCGTCGACACCGGCGACGAAAAAATAATGGCCGTCGCCGAAGCGATATACGACAAACTCATCGCCGCGGACGTGGAAGCCGTTCTCGACGACCGCGCCGAACGTCCCGGCGTAAAGTTCAAGGACGCCGACCTGATAGGATTTCCCGTTCGGGTGACGGTGGGCAAAAAACTCGCCGAGGGCCTCGTGGAACTTCGCCTCCGCAAAGAAAAAACATCCGTCGACGTCACCGTCGCCGAAGCCGCCGAAACCGCTATTAAGGCCATCGGAATAAAGTGA
- a CDS encoding transcription elongation factor GreA encodes MRHSYLTKEGLAKLTAEYEELKQRRPQLVRHLEEARQMGDLRENAEYHSTKEALAKLDRRIFDLGSKLNSARVIDKSKVSPDGKIFLGSTVKLKNIDSGAEIEYQLVDPEEIDIDAGKISAMSPIGDGLLEKKAGDTVEIRVPAGVLKFKIMAVA; translated from the coding sequence ATGAGACACTCGTATCTTACAAAAGAAGGATTGGCTAAACTGACGGCGGAATACGAAGAGTTAAAGCAACGCCGTCCGCAACTCGTCAGGCATCTTGAAGAGGCGCGTCAAATGGGGGATTTGAGGGAAAACGCCGAATATCACTCCACTAAGGAGGCCCTGGCGAAACTTGACAGAAGAATATTCGATCTGGGCTCGAAACTCAACAGCGCCAGAGTGATAGATAAAAGCAAGGTGTCGCCCGACGGCAAAATATTTCTGGGTTCGACGGTAAAACTTAAAAACATCGACAGCGGAGCGGAAATAGAATATCAACTGGTGGATCCGGAAGAAATCGACATAGACGCCGGCAAAATATCGGCCATGTCTCCCATAGGCGACGGTCTGCTTGAAAAAAAAGCGGGCGATACCGTCGAGATACGGGTTCCCGCCGGAGTGCTCAAATTTAAAATAATGGCGGTGGCATAA